One window of the Nocardia huaxiensis genome contains the following:
- a CDS encoding GMC family oxidoreductase has product MPQFTPDTVDYIVVGAGSAGAVVAARLSDRHGTSVAVLEAGGEDKDKFVHIPAGFSKLFQGPFDWNYRTEPQPELANRQVYWPRGKMLGGSSSMNAMMWVRGFAADYDEWATHAGPGWSWQRVQPYFERMEMSDAVTTTIGQGGPLHIAAQRSPRPVTRDYLQAASQAGYPVERANLDQPQGFTETLVTQKRGARWSTADAYLRPALQRHRDLTVLTGAHVTRVLFEGKRAVGVEYRQDGEVRRLHARGEVILSGGAINTPQLLLLSGIGDADHLRDLGVEVRHHLPEVGRNLRDHLAAPIVYRTTAGSLYGADKSIRELAAYLIRRRGQLTSNVGEAYGFVRSRDELPLPDLELIFGPAPYIAEGLGDPDGHALTFAAILLKPYSVGRISLTSADPFTAPRINPRYCAEPEDRTALLAGLRMCVNIAAQPALKEHIGELMQPAVPTGTPLEEVLRRCLDDHSHTLYHPVGTCRMSADDTGVVDPELRVRGVDGLRVADTSVMPIITRGHTHAPAVLIGEKAADLLTS; this is encoded by the coding sequence ATGCCCCAATTCACCCCGGACACAGTCGATTACATCGTCGTCGGCGCAGGCTCGGCAGGGGCGGTGGTCGCCGCCCGGCTCAGCGACCGGCACGGCACCAGCGTCGCCGTGCTGGAGGCCGGTGGCGAGGACAAGGACAAATTCGTCCACATTCCGGCCGGATTCTCGAAACTGTTCCAAGGCCCGTTCGACTGGAACTACCGCACCGAACCACAGCCGGAACTGGCGAACCGGCAGGTCTACTGGCCGCGCGGGAAGATGCTCGGCGGATCCTCCTCCATGAACGCCATGATGTGGGTGCGCGGATTCGCCGCCGACTACGACGAATGGGCCACCCACGCCGGGCCCGGATGGTCATGGCAGCGGGTACAGCCGTACTTCGAGCGGATGGAGATGTCCGACGCGGTCACCACCACCATCGGCCAGGGCGGGCCGCTGCACATCGCGGCGCAACGCAGTCCACGGCCGGTGACACGGGACTACCTGCAGGCGGCATCGCAAGCCGGATACCCGGTGGAACGCGCCAATCTCGATCAGCCGCAAGGGTTCACCGAGACACTCGTGACCCAGAAACGCGGCGCACGCTGGAGCACCGCGGACGCCTACCTGCGCCCGGCGCTGCAGCGGCACCGCGACCTGACCGTGCTCACCGGCGCGCACGTCACCCGCGTGCTGTTCGAGGGCAAGCGCGCGGTCGGCGTCGAATACCGGCAGGACGGCGAGGTCCGGCGACTACACGCGCGCGGCGAAGTGATCCTGTCCGGCGGCGCGATCAACACCCCGCAGCTGCTCCTGCTCTCCGGCATCGGCGACGCCGACCACCTGCGGGATCTGGGAGTCGAAGTGCGGCACCATCTTCCGGAGGTCGGCCGGAACCTGCGCGATCATCTCGCCGCGCCCATCGTCTACCGCACCACCGCGGGCAGCCTGTACGGCGCGGACAAGAGCATCCGCGAACTCGCCGCCTACCTGATCCGGCGGCGCGGGCAGCTCACCTCCAACGTGGGCGAGGCGTACGGATTCGTCCGCAGCCGAGACGAACTCCCGCTGCCCGACCTCGAACTCATCTTCGGCCCCGCCCCCTACATCGCGGAGGGCCTCGGCGACCCGGACGGGCACGCGCTCACCTTCGCCGCGATCCTGCTCAAGCCGTACTCGGTCGGCCGCATCAGCCTGACCAGCGCCGACCCGTTCACCGCGCCGCGCATCAACCCGCGCTACTGCGCCGAACCCGAAGACCGCACCGCCCTGCTCGCGGGCCTGCGCATGTGCGTGAACATCGCCGCCCAACCCGCGCTCAAGGAACACATCGGCGAACTCATGCAACCCGCCGTCCCCACCGGCACACCCCTCGAAGAAGTGCTGCGCCGCTGCCTCGACGACCACTCGCACACCCTCTACCACCCGGTCGGCACCTGCCGCATGAGCGCCGACGACACCGGCGTCGTCGACCCCGAACTGCGCGTCCGCGGCGTCGACGGCCTGCGCGTCGCCGACACCTCCGTCATGCCGATCATCACCCGCGGCCACACCCACGCCCCCGCGGTTCTGATCGGAGAGAAAGCCGCCGATCTGCTGACTTCCTGA
- the serS gene encoding serine--tRNA ligase, with protein MIDLRFLRENPDVVRASQRARGEDPALVDVLLEADAARRAAVLNADNLRAEQKALGKKVGKASPDERPALLAQGQELSAKVKEAEAAENAADADLDAAQRAISNVVQEGAPAGGEDDYIVLETVGTPREFDFKPRDHLELGESLGIIDMERGAKVSGSRFYFLTGYGALLQMGMLQLAAQRAVKNGFTMMIPPVLVRPEIMAGTGFLGQHAAEVYHLEEDDLYLVGTSEVPLAGYHSNEILDLNEGPKRYAGWSSCFRREAGSYGKDTRGIIRVHQFDKVEMFVYAKPEDADAEHQRLLAWEREMLAAVEVPYRVIDVAAGDLGSSAARKFDCEAWVPTQQTYRELTSTSNCTTFQGRRLNVRYRDENNKPQTAATLNGTLATTRWIVAILENHQQADGSVRVPAALVPFVGTEVLEPR; from the coding sequence ATGATCGACCTTCGATTCCTGCGGGAGAATCCGGACGTCGTGCGCGCCTCGCAGCGGGCTCGCGGCGAGGATCCGGCCCTGGTGGACGTCCTGCTCGAGGCGGATGCGGCACGTCGCGCGGCGGTGCTGAACGCGGACAATCTGCGCGCCGAACAGAAGGCGCTGGGCAAGAAGGTCGGCAAGGCGTCCCCGGACGAGCGGCCCGCGCTGCTGGCGCAGGGGCAGGAGCTGTCGGCGAAGGTGAAGGAGGCCGAAGCGGCCGAGAACGCCGCCGACGCCGATCTCGATGCCGCGCAGCGTGCCATCTCGAATGTGGTGCAGGAGGGCGCGCCCGCGGGCGGCGAGGACGACTACATCGTGCTCGAAACCGTCGGCACCCCGCGCGAATTCGATTTCAAGCCGAGGGACCACCTGGAACTCGGTGAGTCGCTGGGCATCATCGACATGGAGCGCGGCGCGAAGGTCTCGGGTTCGCGCTTCTACTTCCTCACCGGTTACGGCGCGCTGTTGCAGATGGGCATGCTGCAGCTGGCCGCGCAGCGGGCGGTGAAGAACGGTTTCACCATGATGATCCCGCCGGTGCTGGTGCGCCCGGAGATCATGGCGGGCACCGGCTTCCTGGGCCAGCATGCCGCCGAGGTCTACCACCTGGAGGAGGACGACCTGTATCTGGTCGGCACCTCGGAGGTGCCCCTGGCCGGCTACCACTCGAACGAGATCCTGGATCTGAACGAGGGCCCGAAGCGCTATGCCGGCTGGTCGTCGTGCTTCCGTCGCGAGGCCGGCAGCTACGGCAAGGACACGCGCGGCATCATTCGCGTGCACCAGTTCGACAAGGTCGAGATGTTCGTCTACGCCAAGCCGGAGGACGCGGATGCCGAGCATCAGCGACTGCTGGCGTGGGAGCGCGAGATGCTGGCGGCGGTCGAGGTGCCGTATCGCGTGATCGATGTGGCCGCGGGTGATCTCGGTTCGTCGGCGGCGCGCAAGTTCGACTGTGAGGCGTGGGTGCCGACTCAGCAGACCTACCGCGAACTCACTTCGACATCGAACTGCACCACGTTCCAGGGCCGCCGCCTGAACGTCCGCTACCGCGACGAGAACAACAAGCCGCAGACCGCCGCGACCCTGAACGGCACTCTTGCCACCACGCGGTGGATTGTGGCGATCTTGGAAAACCATCAGCAAGCCGACGGTTCGGTACGAGTGCCTGCCGCGCTCGTCCCCTTCGTCGGAACCGAAGTCCTGGAACCGCGCTGA
- the pheA gene encoding prephenate dehydratase — MPRIAYFGPSGTFTEMALAKLESTGIFGGPVERVPAASQGATIELVRAGEVEGAVVPIESSVEGSIAPTLDALAVGPRLQIIAETELDVAFTIVGRPGVTLDEVRRIAAYPVAAAQVRIWLAHRMPQAELYTSGSNAAAAEDVAAGHADAAVSTALAGERLGLATLASGVADHEQAVTRFVLVGPPQPAPPRTGADRTSLVMELANEPGSLMRAFAEFATRGIDLTRIESRPTRTGMGTYRFYLDCVGHIDDAAVAEALKALHRTVPMIRYLGSWPASSANGAPPPSDEPAAAWLIDLRKGVADL, encoded by the coding sequence GTGCCGCGTATCGCCTACTTCGGGCCGTCGGGAACCTTCACCGAGATGGCCCTCGCCAAGCTGGAGTCCACCGGAATCTTCGGGGGGCCGGTCGAGCGTGTGCCCGCAGCCAGTCAGGGGGCCACGATCGAGTTGGTCCGGGCCGGGGAGGTCGAGGGTGCGGTCGTTCCCATCGAGAGCTCGGTGGAAGGGTCGATCGCGCCGACTTTGGATGCGCTGGCGGTCGGGCCGCGGTTGCAGATCATCGCCGAGACCGAACTCGATGTCGCCTTCACGATCGTCGGGCGACCGGGTGTGACGCTGGACGAGGTGCGCAGGATCGCGGCGTATCCGGTGGCGGCCGCGCAGGTGCGGATCTGGCTGGCGCATCGGATGCCGCAGGCGGAGCTGTACACGTCCGGGTCGAATGCCGCTGCCGCCGAGGATGTCGCGGCCGGGCACGCGGACGCGGCGGTGTCGACCGCCTTGGCCGGGGAGCGGCTCGGGTTGGCGACGCTGGCGTCCGGGGTGGCCGATCACGAGCAGGCGGTGACCCGGTTCGTACTGGTGGGTCCGCCGCAGCCGGCGCCGCCGCGCACCGGAGCGGATCGCACCTCGCTGGTGATGGAGCTGGCCAACGAGCCCGGCTCGCTCATGCGGGCGTTCGCCGAATTCGCTACGCGCGGAATCGATCTCACTCGTATCGAGTCGCGGCCCACCCGCACCGGAATGGGCACGTACCGCTTCTATCTGGACTGTGTGGGGCATATCGACGATGCGGCGGTGGCGGAGGCGCTCAAGGCGCTGCATCGCACGGTGCCGATGATCCGGTACCTGGGGTCCTGGCCGGCGAGTTCGGCCAATGGCGCCCCGCCGCCGTCGGACGAACCGGCGGCGGCCTGGCTGATCGATCTGAGGAAGGGGGTGGCGGACCTGTGA
- a CDS encoding histidine phosphatase family protein has protein sequence MTGKLILVRHGETEGNVGKILDTRLPGLPLTERGAGQAKTFGAGLSVPPRKLFSSAALRARQTGGYIEAATGVPLEVLDDLQEVQLGDLEGRNSKEAHDAFQQIYRAWHFGDLSVRVPGGESGQDVLDRYIPALERLRDDYLSDRDAGDIILVSHGAAMRLVSRELTGVPRLFAANNHLDNTETIELLPFEDGLWECTRWGRYPAPFADAIEPTGDDPMG, from the coding sequence GTGACCGGCAAGCTGATCCTGGTTCGGCACGGGGAAACCGAAGGGAATGTCGGCAAGATTCTCGACACCCGGCTACCGGGGTTGCCGCTCACCGAACGCGGTGCGGGACAGGCGAAGACCTTCGGTGCGGGCTTGAGTGTGCCGCCGCGCAAACTGTTCTCCTCGGCCGCGCTGCGGGCGCGCCAGACCGGCGGATACATCGAGGCCGCCACGGGCGTGCCGCTCGAAGTGCTGGACGATCTGCAGGAGGTGCAGCTCGGCGACCTGGAGGGCCGCAACAGCAAGGAGGCGCACGACGCCTTCCAGCAGATCTACCGCGCCTGGCATTTCGGCGATCTGAGTGTTCGCGTGCCCGGCGGCGAAAGTGGTCAGGACGTGCTGGATCGCTACATTCCCGCCCTGGAACGCCTGCGCGACGACTACCTCTCCGATCGCGACGCCGGCGACATCATCCTGGTCAGCCACGGCGCCGCCATGCGCCTGGTCTCCCGCGAACTCACCGGCGTACCAAGACTTTTCGCCGCCAACAACCATCTCGACAACACCGAGACCATCGAACTCCTCCCGTTCGAGGACGGTCTCTGGGAATGCACCCGCTGGGGCCGTTACCCGGCCCCCTTCGCCGACGCGATAGAGCCCACCGGCGACGACCCCATGGGGTAA
- a CDS encoding septum formation family protein, with the protein MSTQLPPSDQRPGMPSAPRQKPERSGPFGKLRDKIEHGDPVSAQMVRWGLLAFAVGTTIAAVIMLVTGGFDTGKVTAHNPGAPQPTGAVAGEAFGTAKQGDCLNWSKANASDLTKVDCSGKHLFEVTEDIDLSKYPGREFASGSRFPDSLRFSELRDEHCVSAAQSYLGGKFDPRGKFVVGLINPGEAGWKAGERTLRCGLQVTGSGGTATQQVSGSVREVNQSKVFDTGMCIGISRNLPTDPVDCAQPHAFEIVSTADLGTHFTGGPPSKDEQDKWMEEQCAQASTDYLGSGDALRNKTLTLFWDYLDTRSWLAGSRSLNCMIGKGAQEGFAPISGSARGEILIDGQAPVPPPNNGRSTPQPLPGAVPPVIPTPR; encoded by the coding sequence ATGTCCACGCAGCTGCCTCCCTCCGACCAGCGTCCCGGCATGCCTTCCGCGCCTCGGCAGAAACCCGAGCGCTCGGGTCCCTTCGGCAAGCTGCGCGACAAAATCGAACACGGCGACCCGGTTTCCGCGCAGATGGTGCGCTGGGGACTGCTGGCCTTCGCCGTGGGCACCACCATCGCCGCGGTGATCATGCTGGTCACCGGCGGCTTCGACACCGGCAAGGTGACCGCCCACAATCCCGGCGCCCCGCAGCCCACCGGAGCGGTGGCGGGTGAGGCGTTCGGCACCGCCAAACAGGGCGACTGCCTCAACTGGAGCAAGGCCAACGCCAGCGACCTCACCAAGGTCGACTGCTCCGGCAAGCACCTGTTCGAGGTCACCGAGGACATCGACCTCAGCAAATACCCGGGCCGCGAATTCGCTTCCGGCTCACGCTTTCCCGACTCGCTGCGCTTCTCCGAACTGCGCGACGAACACTGCGTCAGCGCCGCCCAGTCCTACCTCGGCGGCAAGTTCGATCCGCGCGGCAAGTTCGTGGTCGGCCTGATCAACCCGGGCGAAGCCGGCTGGAAGGCGGGTGAGCGCACGCTGCGCTGCGGCCTGCAGGTCACCGGCAGCGGCGGCACCGCCACCCAGCAGGTCTCCGGCAGCGTGCGCGAGGTCAACCAGTCCAAGGTCTTCGACACCGGCATGTGCATCGGCATCAGCCGCAACCTGCCCACCGACCCGGTCGACTGCGCCCAGCCGCACGCCTTCGAGATCGTGTCCACCGCCGACCTCGGCACCCACTTCACCGGCGGCCCGCCGTCCAAGGACGAGCAGGACAAGTGGATGGAGGAGCAGTGCGCGCAAGCCTCCACCGACTACCTCGGCTCCGGGGACGCGCTGCGCAACAAGACGCTCACCCTCTTCTGGGACTACCTCGACACGCGTAGCTGGCTGGCCGGCAGCCGCAGCCTCAACTGCATGATCGGCAAGGGCGCGCAGGAGGGCTTCGCACCCATCAGCGGGTCCGCGCGCGGCGAGATCCTCATCGACGGACAGGCCCCCGTGCCGCCGCCCAACAACGGCCGCTCCACCCCGCAGCCGCTGCCGGGCGCGGTGCCGCCGGTCATTCCGACTCCGCGCTGA
- a CDS encoding metallopeptidase family protein: MPVTMTDDRFEELVGDALDLIPPELSDAIDNVVVLIEARNDEEPELLGLYHGIALTERDFSHYGGALPDTITIYRDAILDMCHTEEEVVEEVAITVIHEIAHYFGIDDDRLHQLGWG; the protein is encoded by the coding sequence GTGCCGGTGACCATGACCGACGACCGCTTCGAAGAGCTGGTCGGCGACGCGCTCGACCTGATTCCGCCGGAACTGAGCGACGCCATCGACAACGTGGTGGTTCTCATAGAGGCACGCAATGACGAGGAGCCCGAACTGCTCGGGCTCTACCACGGCATCGCGCTCACCGAACGGGACTTCAGCCACTACGGGGGCGCATTACCGGACACCATCACCATCTACCGCGACGCCATCCTCGACATGTGTCACACCGAGGAAGAAGTGGTCGAAGAGGTGGCAATCACGGTGATTCACGAGATCGCGCACTATTTCGGGATTGACGACGACCGCCTTCATCAGCTGGGATGGGGCTGA
- a CDS encoding ESX secretion-associated protein EspG, producing MTVLGGGRGPSLLKSVTLSLDEMQYLQEALEIDELPVVLDAMGRYDNVTDHGVAMAAAAATLTERNLLDGEQVHPELADRLRVLYRPHWVLALRWYVDGHVNRFCIAKGDDVEVVALRGPDSYVLDEAGHDLAGTVIAALGPADPLELEGMRAPTEDLVPIFDDAGDATTTANRLAAVCNPAADAKTLASALVQVDSHAEIVGVLYGDGSRDVADGHIAVYNTRHGRFLATSSRADDGTKWTSFATGTPARLRTALQDLITALPLREEFPTPQQPE from the coding sequence GTGACGGTCCTCGGTGGTGGCCGGGGGCCGTCCCTGCTGAAGTCGGTGACTTTGTCGCTCGACGAAATGCAGTATCTCCAAGAGGCTTTGGAGATCGACGAGCTGCCCGTGGTGCTCGACGCCATGGGCCGCTACGACAATGTCACCGACCACGGCGTCGCCATGGCGGCCGCCGCGGCCACCCTGACCGAACGCAACCTGCTCGACGGTGAACAAGTGCACCCGGAGCTGGCCGATCGGCTGCGGGTGCTCTACCGCCCGCACTGGGTGCTGGCCCTGCGCTGGTACGTGGACGGCCACGTCAACCGCTTCTGCATCGCCAAGGGCGACGACGTCGAAGTGGTCGCCCTGCGCGGCCCCGACTCCTACGTCCTCGACGAGGCCGGCCACGACCTGGCCGGCACGGTCATCGCGGCCCTGGGCCCCGCCGACCCCCTCGAGCTGGAAGGCATGCGCGCGCCCACCGAGGACCTCGTCCCCATCTTCGACGACGCCGGCGACGCCACCACCACGGCGAACCGCCTGGCAGCCGTCTGCAACCCGGCCGCCGACGCGAAAACCCTCGCCTCGGCCCTGGTCCAAGTGGACTCGCACGCCGAGATAGTCGGTGTGCTGTACGGCGACGGCAGCCGCGACGTGGCCGACGGCCACATCGCCGTCTACAACACCCGCCACGGCCGCTTCCTCGCCACCTCCAGTCGCGCCGACGACGGCACCAAGTGGACGAGCTTCGCCACCGGCACCCCGGCTCGCCTCCGCACGGCGCTCCAGGACCTGATCACGGCCCTCCCCCTGCGCGAGGAATTCCCCACCCCTCAGCAGCCCGAGTAA
- a CDS encoding DUF2470 domain-containing protein, which produces MPNLAPVAAPTTAERVHSSCSLAEQAMLALPGLDPIPTSVHRLRQCGDAVIAVPMTSTAAMLVSGAGSTGSPGVLELTDHAPVTVREPVRALVWLRGWVHTVPTHAQRALAAAVAEDHPNPALLDIGHTTTLLRLVIDSAVVADSTGADSVGREQIRQAHADPFCEMEAAWLQHLQADHGDIIDRLARNLPGHLRRGALVHPLALDRYGITLRVEGADRDHDVRLSFSAPADDVEALSRAVRILAGCPFRNGLRHS; this is translated from the coding sequence ATGCCCAACCTGGCCCCGGTCGCCGCGCCCACTACCGCCGAACGCGTGCACAGCTCCTGCTCGCTGGCCGAACAGGCGATGCTGGCGCTCCCCGGCCTCGATCCCATACCGACCTCCGTGCACCGGCTGCGGCAGTGCGGTGACGCCGTCATCGCGGTGCCCATGACCTCGACCGCGGCCATGCTCGTCAGCGGAGCCGGAAGCACGGGATCACCGGGAGTGCTGGAACTGACCGATCACGCGCCGGTGACCGTGCGCGAACCCGTGCGGGCACTGGTGTGGCTGCGCGGCTGGGTGCACACCGTGCCCACACACGCCCAGCGGGCACTGGCCGCCGCGGTGGCCGAGGATCACCCGAATCCGGCGCTGCTCGACATCGGGCACACCACCACGCTGCTGCGGCTGGTCATCGACTCCGCGGTGGTGGCCGACAGCACCGGCGCGGATTCGGTTGGGCGCGAACAGATCCGGCAGGCGCACGCGGACCCGTTCTGCGAGATGGAAGCCGCCTGGCTGCAGCACCTGCAGGCCGACCACGGCGACATCATCGACCGGCTGGCCCGCAACCTGCCCGGACACCTGCGGCGCGGGGCGCTCGTCCACCCGCTCGCCCTCGACCGCTACGGCATCACCCTGCGCGTGGAGGGCGCCGACCGCGACCACGACGTCCGGCTCTCGTTCTCCGCCCCCGCCGACGACGTCGAAGCCCTCAGCCGCGCGGTCCGCATCCTGGCCGGCTGCCCGTTCCGCAACGGACTGCGGCACAGCTGA
- a CDS encoding PE family protein has protein sequence MVGLVSVQPELILAAALELDLLAERLAAVATAAGPTTHVLPSGTEEVSLLAATHFNQAAATHDSAVAQGILELHHAAATLRTQLAQYMAQDTVRAAGIAATTATIQA, from the coding sequence ATGGTTGGCCTTGTTTCGGTACAGCCTGAGCTCATTCTGGCGGCCGCGCTGGAGCTGGATCTGCTGGCCGAGCGGCTGGCGGCGGTGGCCACGGCCGCCGGACCGACGACCCACGTCCTGCCGTCCGGCACCGAAGAGGTGTCGCTGCTGGCCGCCACCCACTTCAACCAGGCCGCCGCCACCCACGACAGCGCCGTCGCCCAGGGCATTCTCGAACTGCACCACGCCGCCGCGACGCTACGGACTCAGCTCGCGCAGTACATGGCACAGGACACGGTCCGGGCGGCGGGCATCGCCGCCACCACGGCCACCATCCAGGCGTAA
- a CDS encoding PPE domain-containing protein, with protein MTLGITGVFWLPRMAEINSISLNAGAHAIPISAASTSWTTLTGAWVDATATVARVMAEVGVGLEGLNGLNVLARLTGFTVWAEQQVVMATALAAKTAANATAYTVASIAMPSLPEIAAVETARVAAHSTGGALNGTAELAEAAKLAMDIRAALVMETYEAATTAIVATPGTFLMPPPIASGAGSANAASSTFSDSSDPVTSAIATVTSLASNPTVLSGISQVAQVAGSVVTTGASTVTSAAGNAISSLTSAAGTGGGYSPGISNAGVTTAGVGAAALATTAVAYAGGSTVSIGNGGGTLQLPQGWGAGAGAGGAAVATVAEPMTVAQSASGSGAAPVRSGTSPVLGGGNHGDDEEETHDGNDFGRSTDHFAHGGLIAPAVIGGDPADRR; from the coding sequence ATGACGCTCGGAATCACCGGGGTTTTCTGGCTGCCACGCATGGCCGAGATCAACTCGATCTCGCTGAACGCGGGCGCGCACGCCATTCCGATCTCGGCCGCCTCCACCTCGTGGACCACGCTCACCGGCGCCTGGGTCGACGCCACCGCCACCGTGGCGCGGGTCATGGCCGAGGTCGGCGTCGGACTCGAGGGGCTCAACGGGCTCAATGTGCTCGCGCGGCTCACCGGCTTCACCGTGTGGGCCGAACAGCAGGTCGTGATGGCCACCGCGCTGGCCGCCAAGACCGCCGCCAATGCCACCGCCTACACCGTGGCGTCCATCGCCATGCCGAGCCTGCCGGAGATCGCGGCCGTCGAAACCGCCCGCGTGGCAGCACATTCCACCGGTGGCGCGCTCAACGGCACCGCCGAACTGGCCGAGGCCGCCAAGCTGGCCATGGACATTCGCGCCGCACTGGTCATGGAGACCTACGAGGCCGCCACCACCGCCATCGTCGCCACGCCCGGCACCTTCCTCATGCCGCCGCCCATCGCGTCCGGCGCGGGCTCGGCCAATGCCGCGTCGTCCACCTTCAGCGACAGCTCCGACCCGGTCACCTCGGCCATCGCCACGGTCACCTCGCTGGCCTCCAATCCGACTGTGCTGAGCGGTATTTCGCAGGTCGCACAGGTGGCGGGCAGCGTGGTCACCACGGGCGCGTCCACCGTCACCAGCGCGGCGGGCAATGCCATCAGCTCGCTCACCAGCGCGGCCGGCACCGGCGGCGGATACTCGCCGGGCATCAGCAATGCGGGCGTCACCACCGCCGGGGTCGGCGCGGCCGCGCTGGCCACCACGGCCGTGGCCTACGCGGGCGGCAGCACCGTCAGCATCGGAAACGGCGGCGGCACACTGCAATTGCCGCAGGGCTGGGGTGCCGGCGCCGGTGCGGGCGGCGCGGCCGTCGCGACGGTGGCCGAGCCGATGACGGTGGCGCAGAGCGCATCCGGCAGCGGCGCCGCGCCCGTGCGCTCGGGCACCAGCCCGGTGCTGGGCGGCGGCAACCACGGTGACGACGAGGAAGAAACCCACGACGGCAACGACTTCGGGCGTTCCACCGATCACTTCGCGCACGGCGGGCTCATCGCGCCCGCGGTCATCGGCGGCGATCCGGCGGACCGCCGGTGA